The DNA window ATTGAGTTCGCAGCGGTTGCGTTCAGACCCGGCAGCGGCGCAGCGCGTCCTTGACGTAATCCGCAAGACGATCGATCCGCGGCGCTTTCGCTGGCTCGCGGAGGACCGCGAGCCGACGGGTGGCGAACGGGCCACCGCTATTTTCGCCTCGGCACTGCTGCACACCGCGCAACGGCTGCAAAGCGCTCGCCGGTCGATTGCGAAGAAAGACCAGGAGTTCGCCGTGCGCGACTATTTAAAATCCATTGGTTTTGCCGGTAAACGCGTTGCAAAGAAAATATCGACGTACGCGCAATTTCCCGCGCACGGCATTGTGTCCGAGAATGAGATTGATTTTGGCCCGGAGCGAGCCGACGTTCTGGCCAGGCTCTGGGACGATCGCATGCTTCCGATTGAGTGCAAAGTATCAAACAGCGGAGTTAATTCCTACAAACGCCTTAACCACGACACCCTCGCAAAGCATACCGCGTGGATCGACGCGTTCGGACGCGCGAACGTGGTCCCAAGTGCGATGCTTGCAGGCGTCTTTTCAGTCTCAAATGTACTCGCGGCACAGGCCGCAGGTCTTACGATCTTCTGGTCTCACCGCATGACAGACCTCGGCTTATTTGTGGAGTCAACGAGATGACGTTAGGTGAGATCGCACGCGTCGCGCGCGGCGTCGTGACTGGAAATAGTAAGCTGTTCGTCATGACGCGTGCGAAAGCAACGGAGCACGGTTTAGAGCAGTTCGTCAAACCGGTACTTGGCGGGTCGACGGCCTTTCCGAAAAATGGAATCCCCGTTGTGCGGGACGGTCCCGACAGGCATGTATTACTCGTAGTATCCGCCGCCGACGTTGACAGGTTTCCCGCGCTCCGTGCGTACCTGGGCGGCGTTGCTCCGAAGGTGGTGTCCCCGCGTTTTGCCCCAATAGCGGCAAGCTACGTCGGTGTGCCGCGCTTTATCGCCAATCCAGACGGCCTCATAATTACGAACTCGCTGTACGCCGTTACGCCGCGACAAAGCATGAGCGCAAAAGACGTCGTGGCCCTCGTGGAACGGCTCAACGAGACAACGGCGAAGCTGTCAAAACCGAATGCGACGGGGGCCGCTACGCGCTATACCCCACGAACGCTCGAGGCTCTTGAAATCTAGCGAAACGGTTTGGGATTACCGGCGTCCGCCCGCGCGAACCGGCTTGACAGCCGGGATGGATCGTGCTTTTATGAAGGTCACATGTCACACGTGTCTTGGCTTTACGTTGCGTACTATTACCTTCAGCTGCCCGCAGGGTCGGCCTGAGATCGTTTGCGCATAACACGAGAGACGTTACGCAGACCCTCGCCGATCCGGCGGGGGTTTTTTCTTTGTAGCTGGGAGCAGCATGGCAATCGCAATCTATCAAGGCGTTCGGGGCGCGTACTCACAACTGGTGCTCGACCATTACTTTTGTACTGCCGGGATCGAAGGCAGCACGGTCGGCGCGTCGAGCTATCGCGA is part of the Candidatus Baltobacteraceae bacterium genome and encodes:
- a CDS encoding XamI family restriction endonuclease, whose product is MSAPPGKWTKDEITADAAAALAIFRKTRFDEPLEKWGREVDRRSADFTRLFDEHGVAKPHELTADDIPGIVDAKLLDALRYLPGPPISEDDLKNLADVESLSSQRLRSDPAAAQRVLDVIRKTIDPRRFRWLAEDREPTGGERATAIFASALLHTAQRLQSARRSIAKKDQEFAVRDYLKSIGFAGKRVAKKISTYAQFPAHGIVSENEIDFGPERADVLARLWDDRMLPIECKVSNSGVNSYKRLNHDTLAKHTAWIDAFGRANVVPSAMLAGVFSVSNVLAAQAAGLTIFWSHRMTDLGLFVESTR